The window GAATTTGATGTAAATCTAATATCTGCTGGCGAAAAGAAAATTAACGTAATTAAAGTTGTACGCGCTCATACCGGTTTAGGATTGAAAGAAGCAAAAGACTTAGTTGATGGTGCTCCAAAAACAGTTAAAGAAGCTGTTTCTAAAGATGAAGCTGAAAAACTTAAAAAAGAATTTGAAGAAGCTGGCGCAACAGTAGAGATTAAATAATTTCAATACGTATTAGAAATTATCAGTTTTTGAAAAGTGACTTGTGGAAAATTCCGCTAAGTCACTTTTCTATCTTTTTTGTAATTAACGTAGAAGAAAGGAAAATATAATGGAGGCAAGATTGGATAATAAAAGAATTTCATTCTCACGTATTCCTTCTACGATTGATGTGCCCGATTTATTGGACATTCAATTACAATCTTTTGAAGATTTTTTGCAGATTAAAACCCCACCTTCAAAAAGATTGAACCAAGGATTACAGCAAGTATTCCTTGCTAACTTTCCAATCCTTGATAATAAAGAATTTTATCGCTTGGATTTTAACGAGTATTACGTAGAGAAACCACGTTACTCTATTGAAGAATGTGAAGAAAGAGGATTAACTTTCTCTGCTCCACTCAAAGCTAAGTTACGTCTTTCTGCAAAAGATCCGGAAACAAACGAGTTTGTAAATTCTGTAGAACAGGAAGTTTATTTAGGTAACTTACCTTTTATGACAAACTACGGTACGTTTATTATTAACGGCGCAGAAAGAGTAGTTGTTACACAATTGCACCGGTCCCCAGGTGTTGCGTTTTCTCAAACGGTACATCCTAATGGAACACCAATTTACTCAGCACGTATAATTCCATTCAGAGGTTCCTGGGTTGAGTTTGCAACAGACATTAATAATATTTTATACGTTTATATAGATCGACGTAAAAAATTTCCTTCAACTACACTTCTTCGTGCACTCGACTTTACAACTGATGAACAAATTTTAAATCTTTTTAACCTGATTGATAACGTTGAAGTAAAAAAAGTAAACGAAAGTTTTGTGGGTAGAATTGTTGCAGAAGATGTATTTGATATGACAACAGGTGAAATTTTCTTAACAAAAGATAATTCACTTACAGAAGAAGATGTTGAAAGACTTAAAGAATCAAGTATAAAAACAGTTAAATTAATTAGTAATGAAACAAGTCCAGATCATGATCTTATATTAAATACGTTAAAGAAAGATCCAGCGCGTACAAAAGAAGAAGCATTATTTGCAATATATCGTCAGTTACGTTCTGGCGAAGCTCCGGATGTTGAAACAGCGGCAGGATTGATTGAAAAACTATTCTTTAATGACAAGCGATACGATCTAGGTGAGGTTGGACGTTTTAGAATGAATGATAAATTGAATTTGAAAATTCCATCCAATGTTACTGTTCTAACTGTTGATGATATTAT of the Ignavibacteriales bacterium genome contains:
- the rplL gene encoding 50S ribosomal protein L7/L12 codes for the protein MSEKIAELVEKIKGLTLLEASELKKALEEEFGVTAAAPMMMGAMPTAAAAAAPVEEKTEFDVNLISAGEKKINVIKVVRAHTGLGLKEAKDLVDGAPKTVKEAVSKDEAEKLKKEFEEAGATVEIK